The Pseudomonas solani genome segment GAAGCCGTAGATCCCATAGCAGTTGCCGGGCGTGATCTTGAACGTGTCGATCGGGCAGCCCTGTTCCTTCAGCGGTGCCTGGAGTTGTTCAGGTGAAGCGTTCGGCGGTGGTGCACTGGGGAAGGCGAGGGCCGCGGTGCTGGCGATGAGCAGGGCGGGAAGCAGCAGGTAGCGCATGATGAAGTCCTTGATGGCGTTGGGAGGCTTCACTCCGCGCGCCGAAGCTCAAGGGATTTGAGGGGCGCGATATCGACATTCAGGCGCGGTTGATGGAGGCTGTGCTGCCTGAATGTCTCCTGGCTCCCGGGGTCAGCTCTTGCAGGCGCCGATTCGCGCCAGGGTTTCGACGGTACCGTGCCCTGGATGGAACGCCCGCTGCGCACTCTGGCGCAGGGCCGCAACGCGCGGGAGCGGCTTGCGCGGACGCGCTGGCAGGCGCTCGAGGGCGTGTGCCGGGCTGCTGGGCAGCTCGCATTGGCGGCGGAGTACGTGATGGCGCGGAAGCTGCATCGTTGCGCCAAGTGCCGGTTTTTCGTCGCCGGCCGTGGAGGATCGAGAATGCGTAGTTTGATGCTGTTGCTGGCGCTGATGGCCCTCGGGGGCTGCATGAAGGTCAGCGACATGACCCTGGGCGCCCGCGAGCAGATGAGCGATGCCGGGCTGCTGGACCACAGCGAGACCTATCGCTCCATGTCCTGGCGGCTGCAGCCGGATTCGTTCATCTACATCGCCCAGAGCAGTTTTTCCCCGCAGGGCGGGACCCGCACCAAGCCCAACGTGGTGGCCGAAGAGGCCTTCAAGGGCTTCGTCGAATACTTCCCGCTGGTGCGTCGTGCGAGCCAGCCGGTGAGCCTCGAGCAGGCCATGAGCG includes the following:
- a CDS encoding PepSY domain-containing protein; protein product: MRYLLLPALLIASTAALAFPSAPPPNASPEQLQAPLKEQGCPIDTFKITPGNCYGIYGFDKDKHNAEIYYAPVTGQPVTSRVEN
- a CDS encoding DUF4823 domain-containing protein; protein product: MRSLMLLLALMALGGCMKVSDMTLGAREQMSDAGLLDHSETYRSMSWRLQPDSFIYIAQSSFSPQGGTRTKPNVVAEEAFKGFVEYFPLVRRASQPVSLEQAMSEARSLGANYLLYSRFADADDRIGTVEEWEDQEAVDRLGVDNGVIQLMLIETGNRYLVDTARITHRGGLFTFHDQKPEDLIGPPLRQYARSLMGLGR